Proteins encoded together in one Anoxybacillus flavithermus window:
- a CDS encoding prepilin-type N-terminal cleavage/methylation domain-containing protein: protein MKVFANERGLTLIELLVGLAITSIIAASAYGVFTAGMKAYKRIGIENQLRSEADILMTTIFNELYALAPDGLKKLAPDGLKKDESNDYTLTFVNRMKKEIDTSTGLVEEKEKADQTLQIRIDKTNETLLINGKQVTPSNLRIVPEQSEFQYKCMREQQNICKSGVVTIRLSVQDEDHRNPDDPLYIEPFTLQSQFGF from the coding sequence ATGAAAGTATTCGCTAATGAACGGGGACTTACGCTTATTGAACTACTTGTCGGCTTAGCGATCACATCGATTATTGCCGCTTCTGCATACGGTGTATTTACAGCGGGAATGAAGGCGTATAAACGGATCGGCATTGAAAATCAGCTGCGAAGCGAAGCTGATATATTGATGACAACGATTTTTAACGAACTATATGCCCTTGCTCCAGACGGCTTAAAGAAGCTTGCTCCAGACGGCTTAAAGAAGGATGAATCAAACGACTATACGCTCACGTTCGTCAATCGAATGAAAAAAGAAATTGATACGAGTACAGGGCTCGTCGAAGAGAAAGAAAAAGCAGATCAAACGTTACAAATCAGGATAGATAAAACAAACGAGACATTACTTATAAATGGGAAACAAGTCACGCCATCCAATTTACGTATCGTTCCCGAACAGTCTGAATTTCAATACAAATGCATGCGAGAACAACAAAACATATGTAAAAGCGGCGTCGTTACGATTCGCTTATCGGTGCAAGACGAAGACCATCGCAATCCAGACGATCCGTTATATATTGAACCGTTTACGTTGCAATCACAATTTGGCTTTTAG
- a CDS encoding prepilin-type N-terminal cleavage/methylation domain-containing protein, producing MCQKKINIFYNERGFTLIEVLLSVVILSFVMGGMFMFFTNAMTYTTYNQSKTVAVNIARGVVHYMARLDFQPIASYVNDHVTQQTPFIRLDASSCSNTSIFPDETVCKAVFSPTVNNVTYDEEDVQAWLIPYNQTIWSQIKNNPPSEFPDRLKQTIQQEKEMAEDVSNYLLRLYVTVRSNNEVIVLKGVIANESIR from the coding sequence ATGTGTCAAAAGAAAATAAATATTTTTTATAATGAACGTGGATTTACGTTAATTGAAGTGTTATTATCCGTTGTTATTTTATCATTCGTTATGGGCGGCATGTTTATGTTTTTTACAAACGCGATGACATACACAACATATAATCAATCGAAAACGGTTGCTGTCAATATCGCGCGTGGGGTCGTTCATTATATGGCACGTCTCGATTTTCAACCAATTGCGTCATATGTAAACGATCACGTAACGCAACAAACACCTTTTATTCGTTTAGATGCTTCATCATGTTCAAATACGTCCATATTCCCGGACGAAACTGTATGTAAAGCCGTTTTTTCACCGACAGTAAACAACGTCACATACGATGAAGAGGACGTACAAGCTTGGTTAATTCCATACAATCAAACGATATGGTCACAAATAAAAAACAACCCACCAAGTGAATTTCCTGATCGTTTAAAACAAACGATCCAACAAGAAAAAGAGATGGCCGAAGACGTCAGCAACTATTTACTTCGTTTATATGTCACTGTCCGTTCAAATAACGAAGTGATCGTCTTAAAAGGGGTGATCGCCAATGAAAGTATTCGCTAA